A single region of the Elizabethkingia sp. JS20170427COW genome encodes:
- a CDS encoding ABC transporter ATP-binding protein, translating into MKPIIKIENLKRDFQMGDETVHALRGIDLNIYEGEFVTIMGTSGSGKSTFLNILGCLDQPTSGLYELDGVLVKDLNKNKLAEIRNTKIGFIFQSYNLLARTSAIENVELPLLYNPKISAEERRERAIIALKQVGLESRMHHVPSQLSGGQQQRVAIARSLVNHPRILLADEATGNLDTRTSYEVMNLFQELNDQGITIGFVTHEDDIARFSKRTVILRDGNIKEDCLVNSRLNAAEELVKLPIPQ; encoded by the coding sequence ATGAAACCGATTATCAAAATAGAAAATCTAAAGCGAGATTTCCAAATGGGTGATGAAACAGTTCATGCTTTACGAGGAATAGATTTAAATATATACGAAGGTGAGTTTGTTACTATCATGGGGACCAGTGGTTCTGGAAAATCAACTTTCCTAAATATCTTAGGATGTCTGGACCAGCCTACTTCTGGACTTTATGAGCTAGATGGAGTTTTAGTGAAAGATCTCAATAAAAATAAGTTAGCAGAGATTAGAAACACCAAAATTGGTTTTATTTTTCAGTCTTATAATCTTCTAGCTCGAACTTCAGCTATAGAAAATGTAGAGCTCCCACTATTGTACAACCCCAAAATTTCTGCAGAAGAAAGAAGGGAAAGAGCAATAATAGCATTAAAGCAGGTTGGTCTGGAAAGCAGAATGCACCACGTTCCTAGTCAACTTTCGGGAGGTCAGCAACAGCGTGTTGCCATTGCAAGATCTTTAGTGAATCACCCAAGAATTTTATTGGCAGATGAAGCCACTGGAAACCTGGACACCCGAACCTCCTATGAAGTAATGAACCTTTTTCAGGAGCTTAATGACCAAGGCATCACCATTGGATTTGTTACCCACGAGGACGACATTGCTCGTTTCAGCAAACGTACTGTAATCCTAAGAGACGGAAATATTAAAGAAGATTGTTTAGTCAATAGTAGATTGAATGCTGCAGAAGAATTGGTTAAACTCCCTATTCCACAATAA
- a CDS encoding efflux RND transporter periplasmic adaptor subunit → MNSKNKKYFKTSLLVLGLLIIAVLGYNFLGKKKETPIQVETVKLKKADVTTTITATGTIEPVDQVEVGTQVSGLVDKIYVDYNSPVKKGQLLAQLDKTNLQESVNNAMAQYQSALNNLNYNQQNFTRQSNMYKAGVISKADYEQAVYQVKNAQQTVNQSKTALAQARTNLGYANIYAPIDGVILSKEVEEGQTVAASMSTPTLFTIAKDITKMQVEANVDEADIGGVVEGQRVTFTVDAFPQEEFSGKVRQVRLAATTESNVVTYTVIIDADNPEQKLKPGLTATVTIFTQELNNIETLPAAAISFSPDTEMLNAYYLQNSIQKAIPEIKTGKNKEKYIWIKNKDKSLSQKLVTVGINDGVNVQILKGLNAGDEVVTALDQATEAPKSESTEESSPFMPKRPGSNNKKSGNNPPPPPGN, encoded by the coding sequence ATGAATTCAAAAAATAAAAAATACTTTAAGACTTCCCTGCTTGTTTTAGGACTTCTTATTATAGCAGTATTGGGATATAATTTTCTAGGAAAAAAGAAAGAAACTCCCATACAAGTAGAAACGGTAAAACTAAAAAAAGCGGATGTTACCACTACCATTACGGCTACTGGAACTATAGAACCAGTAGATCAAGTAGAAGTGGGTACTCAGGTTTCCGGATTGGTGGATAAAATCTATGTGGATTACAATTCTCCTGTGAAAAAAGGACAACTTCTTGCTCAATTGGACAAAACCAATCTTCAGGAATCGGTGAACAATGCAATGGCTCAGTACCAATCTGCTCTTAATAACCTTAACTATAATCAGCAGAACTTCACCCGCCAGAGCAATATGTATAAAGCTGGTGTTATCAGTAAAGCCGATTATGAACAAGCGGTATATCAGGTAAAAAATGCACAACAAACTGTTAACCAAAGTAAAACCGCTTTAGCACAAGCAAGAACCAATTTAGGATACGCTAATATTTATGCTCCTATTGATGGGGTAATCCTGAGCAAAGAGGTAGAAGAAGGGCAAACCGTTGCAGCAAGTATGTCTACACCTACTCTTTTCACTATTGCTAAAGACATCACCAAAATGCAGGTGGAAGCTAATGTTGATGAGGCCGATATAGGTGGAGTTGTAGAAGGGCAAAGAGTAACCTTTACGGTAGATGCTTTTCCACAAGAAGAGTTTTCAGGGAAAGTTAGACAAGTCCGTTTGGCAGCAACTACCGAATCTAATGTTGTTACCTATACCGTTATTATCGATGCGGATAATCCGGAGCAAAAACTAAAACCCGGACTTACTGCCACAGTAACCATTTTCACTCAAGAATTAAATAATATAGAAACGCTTCCGGCAGCTGCCATCAGCTTTAGTCCAGATACAGAAATGCTGAACGCTTATTATCTTCAGAATTCTATTCAGAAAGCAATTCCTGAAATAAAAACCGGAAAAAACAAAGAAAAATACATCTGGATAAAAAATAAGGACAAAAGCTTAAGTCAAAAACTAGTTACAGTAGGGATTAATGATGGCGTGAATGTACAAATATTAAAAGGACTGAATGCAGGTGATGAAGTGGTAACTGCTTTAGACCAAGCTACAGAAGCTCCAAAATCTGAATCAACAGAAGAAAGCAGTCCATTTATGCCAAAAAGACCAGGATCTAACAACAAAAAATCCGGTAATAATCCACCTCCTCCTCCAGGAAACTAA